Within the Hevea brasiliensis isolate MT/VB/25A 57/8 chromosome 2, ASM3005281v1, whole genome shotgun sequence genome, the region GTACCACTTCAATTTCTTTATACTTGGATCTCATTAGCTATGCAAACTGCATCTCCCTTGTGTAGAGCATCCTCATCCCATTCTTGCACTTTTTCGATCTAGTTGAGAACTCTCTCCAGTTGAAAAGATGTTCCACACTAATGTGCCTATGATGTAAAATACAACAGCCACCTGAAACACATCATCCCAAGAACCTGCAGAACAGAGTTTCAGACATGATgcaaatttgaagaaaaagaaaagcacCACCACAGAGTGAAGTAGGAGTGTAGGACTGTTTCCAGTTTTTTAACCTCTTTGGAGAATGCACCCAGTTGCTGCAGTACCAAAGACACCAGCAAGCACTCCCGCAGTGTTTGATAGTCCTAACAGAACTCCCTGTAATTGGAAGTTCATTCATTTACTATTCAGAAACATCATAAGATTATGATAACAAATCCTATAAATATAAGACGAATTTTCCCAAATGTTTCTGGTTCATTGCCCAAATCAAATTGATCAATTATTTGTGTGATCACAGGTGAAGTATCATTTAGTACATTAATAATTATATGTGTTGCATTACAAAATTAAGCAATTAACTCACAGCATATGGGGGGCCAATGTCTTGGTGATTGGAATATAGACCAGATTGAGAGAATGCATCAGATCCCTGCCACGAAACAAGTAATTCCAAGGTAAATTCAGTGGAGATAATAACAGCAAAAAGTCATCTAATTTTACATCCTACATCTTCACCCAGTTTCTTGCTGGCAACATGTGCACATGCTACATTTACTTCTATATATATTAGTTTATACAGGGCCTTCATGTCATTATACCAGCAGATGTGTTTGCTTGTCTTCGCAAAAATAGGGATGACAACAGGTCAAGTTAGGTATTTTCAAGCCGATCTGATCAAATCCTATTAAAATGGATTGGGGTAGTATATAATTGAGTTTGATATGTGTTTGGAATCAAGATATAATGGTTGTGTGGGTTCGGGTTCGGTTTTATGAGTGGAATATCTATAATCCgaacttatttatataaataatcaattaaatataaaatgtaaattttttataatatttataaattctaaatgaatagaatttaaatatttcataaaataattaaattcttaaaacataagttattaataaaaatatattttatatatatttttattaaaatatatctaGTTAACGGATTTGAATAGTATTTGGATAATAATAGTCAGGTTTGGGACAAAttcaaatattataaatattaatcagATGCGATGAAGGTCCTAGAACTTAGCTTCCACGACTTCAACATAAAGGTCATAAGAAAATTTGTCTAGAACAGCACTCTAGTCAAGCTGACAGAGTGAATCCTCCTACCTACTTGCTTTCATAAAAGAAAACATGTTAACAAAGGAACATCTATCATTCCCACTGAAGGTACCAAAATACACTTATGAGGATGCGTGTTTAACATGGacaatgaaaaattatgattttacaAACAGTGGCAACATACCAGCATTCCTTACATAATAGATCTAAATATCTGGAATTTATATATTGATTTCCAATTCAACTACATTATCATGGATGATAAACTTCAAGCCATAGTTTGAAAACAACAAATATTCAAATATTTGAAGATAAATGAAAAAATAGTTTAAGGTTGGGCGAAAGAGAAATTAATTTACTACCCTGACTGCATGCCATGCACAGTACAGCCATGGCAGGAGTCCTAACATGACTCAGCTGAGTAAGAAAGAATGCTGGTCCTAAAAACCCAATTGATTGCATGATCTGCAATATTTAAAAGTTTATACACCaattaattgacaaaataaagagCTCAACAAGGAAAATTATTGCCAAAAAGTAAAGTGGAATATTTACATCACCATGACACCATATCTACAATATTTTGAGCTTATAAAATACAAtcaaacttaatcatttgtttactTCATCTAAAAAGAAAAGTGTGAGTGTATAAAAGTTTACTGTCCATTTGCATATTCTTGATCTCTTCATGAAATTAATTTAGCATTTAGCAAGCAGATGTTGTTGACTAAACAAACCAAACTTTATAGTTAATAAATAGACTGTCACGTGGGTTCTCAGTAATAACATTACAGCCAcaaattatttggataataaagtGAAGCAAAGAATGTAATGAAAATATATGGTAATATCAGTATACAGACTACCTTTTTTGTGTCAGAAACAGAAACTACCAACATTTTAGAAATTAAGGATCAGCCACATTAACATAAACTGGCCAGTCTTGAAAAAAAAAACGTTGGAAACTCTAATGCTTAATGACACAATATGCCAACTAAGAGTAACAGCTAATTTAATCCTTGCCTTTCGAACGGTAGTTATAGAAAGACATTTGCTCACTAGTGTATCAGCAATCGACCCTCCAATATTTGCAAAAAGAGCCATAGTCAACCATGGAAAGACACAGAATAGTCCAGATTCAGTGAGGTTAAACTTCAAAACCAGAGAAAACAACAGAAGAGAAATGTAATTATGTTTATTCCTGAGATTAGCAAACATGTTATTAGATCTTGCTTATCTAATCAATCACTAACAGCATCTAATAAGAAGTCCAGAAGAAGCAAGTGAAGTGCAGGATTAATTTCTGAAGTGTGATTTTATGCCTCTGCAAAAATAATGATCAAATCCTTACAAATTACATTGAATCAGGCTAATAAAATTATAAAGTGGATGTTTATAATTTTATTACTGTTTGCTTAAAGTGCAAAACAAATGTCAATAAGTACCTGAGATCACATGCGTAGACAGATATCAACAACACTGCAATGCTGCAGTTACCTGATTGTAGTATGTAGGCATCCATGTTAAAAGAATAAAGGTTCCCCAATTATGGCAGAAGTAAGATATAATAAGCGCCCAAACAGGTGCTTTCGATAATATTAATTTCCACGGAATGACATAAACAGGTTCCTTTGACATGCTGCCACCCAAGATAAGTTTTTTTTCCTGTGCACTAAGCTATAGGTCTTCCTTTGGTGAGCCATATGCCTGAGGAGAAACCAATGAAAGAGGCAGAAAGCTTTTGGAGTTAAGTTCCAGAGTGCCATGTACATCCTTTTCGTTTCTTTTTAATATTAGATATTTCAATAGGTTTCTATAAATGGCTTAGGCACTTTTTTTTTGGCCCTAATACAAAAGACTACTCAATGCAATCAAAATTGCCAAATAGTGCAGTGTCAAACAGAAATAAATAATTGTGAAGAATGTTTAATCTTCTTCTAATGATTTCTCTTACAAACcaccaaaaaaaaataaaagttaatgcaCAGAAAACTGCTAAAGAAGCAGCAACTTACCTTTCGTAGCCATAAAGCAAACCAGATGCTTCCCTGGGAGCCAAATGAATAGAAGACAGATGGCCATCCAAATTTATGGATTAGAATGGGAGAGACGGCCAATCCCATTACAGAACCTAGATACATGCCACTATAAACGAAGGCAAGTGATCTACTTCTCTCTTACACTGGAATCCACTTAGAAAGAATGTTATTCATGGCAGGCATAGCAACACCCTGCATACAAAGTAGCCTACCATTAACAACAAAAGCAGTCCATCCACTTGTGAAAAAGAAACCTTACTCATTTAGAATACAGGATCCTTGAATTCAAATCAATTCAAGCCAGAAGAAGAGGACTTATCATATCTTTCATTTTAATGAGATGTAAGACAACATGACATTGAAATTGTACAGCTAAAGAACAGAATCAAATTCTGAGTAGTCAGGCATAAATGAAGTTTTAAAACTTTCCTATTTCATTCATATGGTAGCTCAATCAAAATTATTCTCATTTTAGAATACATTTTCTCCGTGGTGATCTTCAGGGAAGATTATTACTGTCTTTCTATTGAAAGTTAATCATAAACTTGATAAAACATTTTTATATTACTAAAAAATGTACTTAAATAACTAAACACTAGAAAAATGTAATAATGCCAAAAAAACAGGACACCAACCTCGCCAATTCCCATGAAAGCACGCATCATCAGCAGAAAAGGGAGTCCAATTCTTGCAGCAATAGGAGTCAAAACTGTAGCTATAGACCACCAAACCACTCCAAAACCTAATAAGCTTTCCACCAATTTTATGAGCCCAAATGCCTCCAAAAATCTATATTCCAGAAAATGAGAACTTATTTATTCCATATGAAAGactaaaagggaaaaaaaaaaaaagacaataaTAATCCCAGGTGTTTGATAGTTTGAGTAAGTAAAATACTAGCATTTACTTTGAAACAAATTCAGTGCCAAGTCACGAAACTGCACTACTTCACACTGCAAGTGTCTGCTAATGCACTAAAcactcaaatcaacattattaagTTTCTGAAATATTCTGTTTATCCAGAATCATACCTGAGTCATAAGGCAGCCCCAGAAAAATGATGACTGAATTAGACCAACCGTTGCACTGTTCCAATTGAACTCTTGTGACATTGGAAGTATTGCAATGCTCATGTTTACCTACTATGAACACATCAATAAGCTAGCATATCAAGATTAAACAAgtacaatgaatgatttattctgAATTGCTCATTGCACAGCTTACTGAGATCTTGCAACTAATTGAAAGTGAATAACCcataatgaaagttgtagtactgtTAATTCAAAGAAGAATTATCCATGAGAAAGATCAAAGTCGTGTACAAGGTTTGAAAACCCAATGACTATgacaaaaaataacaaaaattcatAAGAAATACTCACACGGTCCATGTTGCATGATAGAAATGCCATAAAACAAAGCAGCACAATGACCCAGCGTTTTGGAAACTGCTGCCAACAAGGTTGCAGATTTCCTTCTATTAATACAGCCTCAATTGACCCCTCAGCTGACTTCAGCGAGTCCACAGCAGCTTCTGTTATGTCATACTCCTCGGATTTATGGTAAGCACAGGTTCTATTGACCTTGACATACTCAAAATGCTGCCAATGCCTTTGTTTCAGCCGACTCCAATTACAAACAGAGGGATACGAAGAACACTCACATCTTCCTAAACTTCTTTGTTGGGGATAAGTTGATAAGAATTTTGAAGCTTTTTCATCTGAATGATTGGTGACTTGAATAAATGGGGAACTTGAGAATCCGGAAATAAAAGCAATGGCCATTCGACTATAAAACTTTCTATAAAAGATGCACCCATTTGCAAACTTTGCAGCAGCTATGCCTGATCGCTCTCCCTTGTCATATGAAATAGTTGGTTCTGTTTGATAAACTTTGCCTGCTTATATCAGAAAGTTAAGCAAGCAAGTTGCGCTCCCAAACTACTAAAATGCAGATATAAGTGTCTAACCGACAAGAGTTCTTGGTTAAAGTACTTAAATTAGTGAATTTAGCAAAACGATAAACATAAAAATAGGTTCATGcttgatttaagttgagaaataaaCCAGCACATGCTGCTATGTAGctttgaaacaatacaaaaaagaAGACAACGAGCCAAACTGCCAAAAAGTTAGCACGTAGGACTTGGCAAAACTTCATAAAAAATAACCATGGTTTTGACAAACTGTGGGCCAGTGGCCATACAAGCACGTTGGACctgttgaggcagtgggtgtagaataggctttgaggcgtgatgaatcactatctttaaggtattaattgcccccactagattgctgcaaggttatggcaatatacctccaggatacaacaaagcctgaaatctgcagacagcaactcctgaagatttcccttaagaactctttatatgaactgaatttagagagattagaagaaaagaagaagaagtagaagtagtatgtctggattgaaaaaactcaaccatatttataaagaatgaaaagtcatggcaactttactagatagacacatctgtctatctccaatagatacaactgtttacgtaatagacatgtctgtttattaaaagatacctatacaaatagttgtgactatttgtatagaattgatatgtctgtctattaacagacacatctacttgttaataaacacatttgttcgtaatttatttacgaaaattataatatgataattattttatttcacaataTACTTgtcaagtgccataatagaataatatatattgaattatatatatataattctatacatatttcactcttgccattccgtcactttcttatattttaacaatataggaattctttctctctatactatctagcatacaagctatttataacaatcccccacttagcttgtattgttagatctcattgtttcatgcataatgaaaagtatctttcgatttaaactttttcttagtgtaaatatttcaaaattctaaagaaatcatggtggccttagcttaaacctagattcctattaaatagaactggaaatactacacacacgaatcaattagttcaacttaaaaagttcaccaaaatttATAGCATGAATATGACCTTGAGCTACCTCctgttttcatgaacatttacaaaagttattctcacttttgttgaagcggcaccacttcctatgttcatataggtgaagtttcctttgtaataattttaaacttcattaagagtataaatactcatcctcattccattaacttaatacactaagtacttaattacaacatttactaatgacttgttgttaccctttaaactttatttagtaataatactataaagtagggttcccatcattagtaaatttaatggaatattttTAATCCT harbors:
- the LOC131169151 gene encoding ascorbate transporter, chloroplastic-like yields the protein MESEFIALAAAGKVYQTEPTISYDKGERSGIAAAKFANGCIFYRKFYSRMAIAFISGFSSSPFIQVTNHSDEKASKFLSTYPQQRSLGRCECSSYPSVCNWSRLKQRHWQHFEYVKVNRTCAYHKSEEYDITEAAVDSLKSAEGSIEAVLIEGNLQPCWQQFPKRWVIVLLCFMAFLSCNMDRVNMSIAILPMSQEFNWNSATCISRHLQCEVVQFRDLALNLFLEAFGLIKLVESLLGFGVVWWSIATVLTPIAARIGLPFLLMMRAFMGIGEGVAMPAMNNILSKWIPV